From the Leptolyngbya sp. O-77 genome, one window contains:
- a CDS encoding helix-turn-helix domain-containing protein produces the protein MGLIRLRIKEFAEERGWTLKEVADRSDVNYKTIVSYVRRDRMAMIDYTAVLKIARAFEIPIEDLVEVLEE, from the coding sequence ATGGGGCTAATTCGGCTGCGGATTAAGGAGTTTGCCGAGGAGCGAGGCTGGACTCTCAAAGAAGTAGCCGATCGCTCTGACGTAAATTACAAAACGATTGTGAGCTATGTTCGGCGAGATCGCATGGCAATGATCGACTATACTGCCGTTCTCAAAATTGCCCGCGCTTTTGAAATTCCGATCGAAGATTTAGTGGAAGTATTGGAAGAATAG